From a single Apostichopus japonicus isolate 1M-3 chromosome 12, ASM3797524v1, whole genome shotgun sequence genomic region:
- the LOC139977228 gene encoding uncharacterized protein isoform X1, giving the protein MKERKTGKMDVFHTLLRLLVWFVFTKESVSSCDHTNPRSNYVIAFVNENKSSCLVCPISKEEKSLLWTRTDENETILFRDDIRRFNEREHSINVNDAHCHIQNYSLKLSNMPANDSSGQYTCWYNGSVVTTFCVLLQVVPQLDIKQNGKIISRYHKSSVALQQHLLCYAYNVYTPCVIIWQVNGNIVQSESIRNNGRIVLINVTSTFDQTLSSSTLSITCMVESAILADQSASVTINVVEATENRPVLTHFIEFLRNLFAAVIALGIFCVGIAVGKRICKKTTEPSAAVSSAVERGWSRLSSRILERTRRRYNRCEVDVSRCYNTLSRPPAIPSNNALEATRAVCLSPDTSATGASSSREDPTYIDIYEMVDKGAQNGSPRDASN; this is encoded by the exons ATGAAGGAGAGAAAGACGGGGAAAATGGACGTTTTTCACACCCTGCTTCGTTTGTTGGTTTGGTTTGTCTTTACGAAAG AGAGTGTGTCCAGCTGTGACCATACAAACCCACGTTCCAACTACGTCATAGCTTTTGTTAACGAAAATAAATCGTCATGCTTGGTTTGTCCCATATCTAAAGAGGAAAAGAGCTTACTGTGGACAAGAACAGATGAAAACGAAACGATCCTGTTTAGAGACGACATACGGAGGTTCAATGAAAGAGAACACTCTATTAATGTGAACGATGCCCATTGTCATATCCAGAATTACTCACTAAAATTGTCCAATATGCCGGCAAATGACAGCAGTGGCCAATACACTTGTTGGTATAATGGGTCGGTTGTTACTACCTTCTGTGTTTTGTTACAAG TCGTTCCACAATTAGACATCAAGCAGAATGGAAAAATAATTTCTCGATATCATAAGAGTTCGGTAGCATTACAGCAACATCTACTGTGCTATGCTTACAATGTTTACACTCCCTGTGTCATAATTTGGCAAGTTAATGGAAATATAGTCCAGTCCGAATCCATTAGAAACAACGGAAGAATTGTGCTGATTAATGTGACGTCTACCTTTGATCAGACACTCTCTTCAAGCACACTCAGTATCACGTGCATGGTAGAAAGCGCTATATTAGCAGACCAAAGTGCATCTGTCACCATTAACGTCGTTGAAG CTACCGAGAACAGACCAGTGTTAACTCACTTTATAGAGTTTCTCAGAAATTTGTTTGCTGCGGTGATAGCACTTGGGATATTCTGTGTTGGCATCGCAGTTGGTAAACGAATTTGCAAGAAAACGACAGAGCCATCGGCAGCGGTATCATCGGCAGTTGAAAGAGGTTGGTCTAGACTTTCCAGCAGGATATTAGAGAGGACCAGACGTAGATATAATAGATGTGAGGTAGATGTGTCCAGATGTTATAATACTCTTTCTAGACCTCCTGCTATCCCATCTAACAACGCCCTAGAAGCCACAAGAGCTGTATGTTTATCTCCAGACACGAGTGCAACCGGCGCGTCGTCTAGCAGAGAGGATCCTACCTACATCGATATCTACGAAATGGTAGATAAGGGAGCACAAAATGGCAGTCCTAGAGATGCTTCAAATTAG
- the LOC139977228 gene encoding uncharacterized protein isoform X2: MDSNESVSSCDHTNPRSNYVIAFVNENKSSCLVCPISKEEKSLLWTRTDENETILFRDDIRRFNEREHSINVNDAHCHIQNYSLKLSNMPANDSSGQYTCWYNGSVVTTFCVLLQVVPQLDIKQNGKIISRYHKSSVALQQHLLCYAYNVYTPCVIIWQVNGNIVQSESIRNNGRIVLINVTSTFDQTLSSSTLSITCMVESAILADQSASVTINVVEATENRPVLTHFIEFLRNLFAAVIALGIFCVGIAVGKRICKKTTEPSAAVSSAVERGWSRLSSRILERTRRRYNRCEVDVSRCYNTLSRPPAIPSNNALEATRAVCLSPDTSATGASSSREDPTYIDIYEMVDKGAQNGSPRDASN, from the exons ATGGATTCTAATG AGAGTGTGTCCAGCTGTGACCATACAAACCCACGTTCCAACTACGTCATAGCTTTTGTTAACGAAAATAAATCGTCATGCTTGGTTTGTCCCATATCTAAAGAGGAAAAGAGCTTACTGTGGACAAGAACAGATGAAAACGAAACGATCCTGTTTAGAGACGACATACGGAGGTTCAATGAAAGAGAACACTCTATTAATGTGAACGATGCCCATTGTCATATCCAGAATTACTCACTAAAATTGTCCAATATGCCGGCAAATGACAGCAGTGGCCAATACACTTGTTGGTATAATGGGTCGGTTGTTACTACCTTCTGTGTTTTGTTACAAG TCGTTCCACAATTAGACATCAAGCAGAATGGAAAAATAATTTCTCGATATCATAAGAGTTCGGTAGCATTACAGCAACATCTACTGTGCTATGCTTACAATGTTTACACTCCCTGTGTCATAATTTGGCAAGTTAATGGAAATATAGTCCAGTCCGAATCCATTAGAAACAACGGAAGAATTGTGCTGATTAATGTGACGTCTACCTTTGATCAGACACTCTCTTCAAGCACACTCAGTATCACGTGCATGGTAGAAAGCGCTATATTAGCAGACCAAAGTGCATCTGTCACCATTAACGTCGTTGAAG CTACCGAGAACAGACCAGTGTTAACTCACTTTATAGAGTTTCTCAGAAATTTGTTTGCTGCGGTGATAGCACTTGGGATATTCTGTGTTGGCATCGCAGTTGGTAAACGAATTTGCAAGAAAACGACAGAGCCATCGGCAGCGGTATCATCGGCAGTTGAAAGAGGTTGGTCTAGACTTTCCAGCAGGATATTAGAGAGGACCAGACGTAGATATAATAGATGTGAGGTAGATGTGTCCAGATGTTATAATACTCTTTCTAGACCTCCTGCTATCCCATCTAACAACGCCCTAGAAGCCACAAGAGCTGTATGTTTATCTCCAGACACGAGTGCAACCGGCGCGTCGTCTAGCAGAGAGGATCCTACCTACATCGATATCTACGAAATGGTAGATAAGGGAGCACAAAATGGCAGTCCTAGAGATGCTTCAAATTAG